The window CATAAAAAAGTGCTTCACAAATCCGTTTACCGCATTAGTGGGAATGCCTTTTGAATTGATCATAAACTGTCCTGTTACAGCTGTTGCAAAAAACGCTCGAAACAAAAGTGCCATACCATCGACAAGCATTAACGAAGGTTTATTGTTATTCTGATTCAAACATTTCACACTCCCTTTAAACTTAATCATAATTATAGCATTTTTATGTATTGAATGTGCTGGTAATCATCTGATTGATTGGCTTAATAAGGAAAACCGTTGCCTTTCTGTACAGAAAAAAGTGTCAGACTAGGTTGACTGACACTTCATGCTGCTCCTTTCATACACGTAATAGCTCCCAAATCCATCGGTTCAGTTCTTTTTCAATCAATTTCCCTTTTGGTAAACGATGGGATTCATCAAGTAACCCTTGTTTTTCCTGCTCTATCCTCACTAATACAGTTCTAACATCTGAAGCAGGAAATAGCTCTCCTTTCACCTTTGCTGCCAATAGCTGTTGGTAAAAAGTAACAATAGTATCATCCTCCGGAAATGAAGACGAAAAATCACTATATAGAGCGTCTAACGGCACTTTTTGTTCGGTTACAATCACTTTTGCTAGCAAAAACGCACGCACCGCTTGGATGAATTGCTTTTGCTTTCTCTCTGTCAAAGCCTTATGACAAATGTCCTTTACATTGCGATCCATTAAATGAATATAATGATAAAACAAGGAAACAAGAGAATAATTATCCTTAATATATTTTCGCAGCCTGACAGAAAAATGCTGACAATCACGATACAGAACGGGAGAAAAAACCCATTCGCATAAACCTGGATTCGATTTTTGCATTAAATGGAAGGCTTTATATATATCCCATCCTTGGGCATCATAAGGCGCAGGAAAATCAATCGTTTCCTGCGCCTTTCTTAAAGACAAATAACTTCTAATATCACGGTGCTTATAGATAAAACGAATATCATAGTCAGATTGCTTTGTTGCTCCTCCCCAGACCCGACTTCCGGTTTCAGAGGCGAATAAAATCTCAATCCTGTAATTTTCTTCGATTTCCTTTAACCAAGACTCAATCATTGCTTCCACCTCTTTTGTGTCCGATAGAGAATAAAGGGTCTGTTCAACAAGCATCTATTACTGCTTCTGTATTTTTTCGGCATTTACCAGCAAATTTCTCTCAATCGCCCGAAGCTCATCAATCGGAATTTCATTTGATATCGAAGCAAGTACTCCTTGATAGTATTCTTCCACTTGCTCCGTCAAATACGCAAGCAGTTGATGAAACTCTGCTTCAAGCAGATTTCCGTAATGCTCCTGTAAACTCTGCTTGCCAGCGGCTAAATAATCATCTGCAGGCTCTTGGAGGTTTGCTTCTAATTCTTCACCTAACAGCTTCCGCTCATTTTTTTCAAAGAATGATTTTGGATTTTTAAAATAGGCTAATGCTGCTTTAAAACGCTCTTTATCAAGTGATACGAACGCTGTTTCAAAATCAATCCCTTCCAATCGGTTCATTTCGTAGCTGCTGAAGGAAAGCTCCGAGTTATGTTCCTCTATCGCCGAAATGATTGAGCGCTCAGACTGTGTTAGGTTCTTGCGAATAAAAGCTTCAATGCGCAAGGTAGTAGCGCGCAGCTCTTGGGCAAAATCATAGCCAAAATCCTCAAGAAATCCATCAAGTGCCGTTTGAAGTGCCTTTTTCAGATTTCTTCCATCATCCTTTAAAAGAGCAGGATTAAAGGCTTCCTTTAAAAAGTCGCTGAACCGTAAGAACACACGCTGCTTAATATAAAACACAAGTTCGTCAGCTTCCTGCGCCAATCTTTTTTGTACAAAAACAGTCTGCTGCGATTGGATCAGTTCAGAGATTTGAACTTTTTCTGTTTCCAACTGGATTCGCTTTTTAGCCTTTGTATCTTGGTCCTCTTCTGCTGAATGAATAAAGCTTTGCAGCTGCGTCAGTACCCGTTCCATTTCCAATTTTGCTGAATTTACCGCGATTCCCCTCAAATCATTCTCGATAAAGGAGTAGAAGCGTTCTTCAAATAAACGAATTCCTGACTGCTCGGTTAAACGACCTGCGAGCTTTTCTTTCAATGATATGAGACTTGATACAGGATACAGGTGCGGCTGTCTAATTCCATAGGTCACGAGCTGATCTTCCACATAATCAAGGACAGCATTCATTTCCTCTTCATCGTGTGCTAAATCAATCGCGTTGACAATGAAAAACATCTTATCAAGTGCAAAGGTGTCTTTCACACGCCCTAATTGAATTAAAAATTCACGGTCTGCTTTTGAAAAGGCATGATTGTAATAGGTTACAAATAAAATAGCATCAGAATTCTTGATGTATTCAAAGGCAACACCTGTGTGGCGAGCATTGATGGAATCAGCTCCTGGAGTATCCACTAACGTAATCCCTTTTCGAGTTAATTCACAATCAAAATACACTTCAATCCACTCTACTAAACAGGACTTCTCTTCATTTGCAACAAACCCTGAAAAATTAGCTAAATCGGTTTGAATCGTCTCGCCCAGCTGATTCTGATAAGCTCCAATTCCGCGAACAAAGGCTTGCAAAAAGGCTAGATGTGTTTTCTCATAGGCATCCACATCGTTATGGTTCCCAATTACTGCTTGTGCTGATGTTACGGCGTTTTGCAGTGTATCTGCATGTGAGCCAAATGCCGCAAGCGAGCGAGTCACATCATCCATTAATGTAGTAAAAGCCTTTAGCTTTACCAGCACTGTTCCGTGAGGATGCTCCCCGTCAATCGGCATTATTTTATTAATGGCCGCAGTTGTTGGATTAGGTGAAACAGGGAGAAGCCTTTCTCCTAAAAGTGCATTAGCAAAGGATGATTTCCCAGCACTGAAAGCACCAAATAAGGCAACTGTAAAGGATTGGTTTTCAAGCCTTTCAGCTTTTTGCCCAAGCTCTTCGGCTAGCTTTTTAAATCCTGGTACTCCCTTTACTTGATTAGCAGCAAATTTTAAGCCTGGAATAAGGGCTTCCAATTCAGTTTGATGATTCTGTTGATTAGATACCACTGAACGAACAGAACGTGATTTTTTCTCTTTTTCCACTTCTGACGGTTTATCCAGGCTATCAGTAATAATAACCTCCGCCTCTTCCGTTTGGTCTACGGCCAACTTCTTGATCAGCTCTTGATAATCATGGTGATTAAAATGTCCAGTTAACACCTGCTCGATTTGAATATTAGCCAAGAGTTGCTTTTCTTCAAGCTCTGCAATTTCCTGATAAGCGCTGTAATAAGCTGAAAGCATTGCATATTCCTCGTCAAGCTTTCGTTTTTGCACATCCTGCTTTTCCTTTAATCTTGTGAAAAAGGCAGTCTGGTATGGTAATATTTGCTCTTTCGTCTTTCTTTTGATTTCATTTGTTACGTCCCTTGTGTACGTCAAAACATAATCACCAGAAAGCCGAGCACCATCCTTAACCGTTGAAACAAGAAGGTCTTGATCAAATCCAACCTTAAAGCTTTGAACTGAAGAAAGCAGTTCGTCATCTTCAATTTCATTCTCTTTCAAATTCCTCACAAACAATTCCTTCATATGCCAATCAATCTGTGATGTAACCTTTTCAGCAAAATCTGCAAAGAAACGGTCTAGCCTCTGTCTGCGCTCCTGCTCGGTTTTCTGTTTTGAGAAAAACAAACCGACCTTGAACTCAGGCTGTCTAGAAGCTAAATATTGCTCCGCTAAATCACGAGTTTGGAAAGGCATGACATAGGCATTATCTAGTACACTATCAATCTCATCATACAGCTTCTTTTCCTTCTGCTTCAAAGAATCCATTAATTCATTCAGCTGACTTTTAAGTGCTGCAACATTTTCAGGCAGACTGCTCCTGTCAGCTTCTGACAACTGTGCTAAACGTTCATTGAGCTCACGAATGGCTTCCTCGTCTTTTTCTTTTATGAATAATCGATGCTCCTCACCTAATTTCGTGAGTGATTGGAAAACCGATTCAGGAAGAGCATCCAACCGGCTGTTGACCTTTTCCTCAATAAACTGTCTAAGAGCTGGAAACTGATTATGTGGGTGGTCCGTTTTCTTTAATGACGTATAAAAGATTTTTGCCGGTGTTACGCCCCACGATGCAAATGAATTCTTTACACTTTCCTGAAACTCAGTAAAGCTCAATTCCTCATCACGATGCTTATCTATTTGATTTATGACTAAATAGACTTCCTTACCCGCTTCTGTCAATTCCTTTGTAAAAAGAAAGTTCAATTCACTTTGAACATGATTGTAGTCCATGACATAAAAGACCAAATCGGCCAAATGTAATGCAGATTCAGTTGCGATGCGGTGGGCATCATCCGTCGAATCAATCCCAGGTGTATCCATAATGATGGTATCCTTCGGGATGGATGTTTTTGAATAACTAATTTCAATCGATTGAATCTGATCTCCATCCTTACAATATGATTTTACTTGATCATAATCATACGGAGCTGGATAAACGAGCGGCCGGTCTTCCTTAAAGAATACCTTTGCATAATCATCTCCAGATTTGATTTTAACAAGATTAGCGCTCGTCGGTATCGGACTTGAGGGCAGAATGTTCTCACCCATAATCCGGTTAATCATACTGGATTTTCCCGCAGAAAAATGACCACAAAAGGCGATAGAATATTCTTGTTTTTCAAGCTTAAGAGCTAAATCTCTTGCCCGTTCAGCCGATTGACTATTTTCTTGCTTTTGAAACATTTCATATAAAGCAGCAATTTGTCCCCTTAACAATGCTGCATCTTTCTTTATTTCAATTTTGACCATGAATGACTACCCCTTATTTTTTCAATATACTAACTATTTTAAACGATTTTACGTTTATTTCCTACTAAAAAACGCAGTTTCGTCTTATAATAGGTACACTTTAATCATATGGTCCGTTTTTGTCTATTATTATAATGGTTTGGAAATAACAAATAAAGCCGAGATTCTTTAGTTAAGAATACTCGGCTTTATCAATCGTGACCTCTAAACATTGATTAACTCCCCTCTATAAGAGCTTGTCTGAAAACGTTTCCGATACAGACTAAAAAAATAGAAGTTATTTTTGGATTGGATGCGGCTTTGAGACATTATTTAGCACATGCTTTAAAACTAAAGAATATACACCAACAGTAACTGCAATAAAAACGGCTGTCATCCATTAACACCATCCTCGTAGTGATAATAACTCTCATTTACATTTAAATCATATCACGAATGATAATCCTTTTCAATAGCAATATGTGAGGATTAGGCTTTATTAACATTTTCTGGATACATTCTTTTAAGTATAAAAAAAATCCCCGTGTGTAACACGAGGAACTAACGTTTTGAAGGATTTCATGTTGTGCACTTACAAATCCTATTATAGAGCATCTAAGGATGTTCATCATTCAATAATTTTTTCCATTTTCACATCTTTTCTCTAGATATTCGCTATATTTTTTCAAAAAAATAGTAAAATTTTCACGCAAAGTAGAATTTCCCCTATAATATTATGCTAAAATTATGTTTAGTTGATTGAATGCTGGGGGAATTATACATGCCATTAACAAAGCTAGCAACTGATATTTTACAGGGAACCATTGAAGCTGTTAAAGAGGTTCTTCCATTTGAACTTACGTTGGATAAGCCATCCATGTTTACTCAACCATACACACAACATTGCATTGGAGTCCTTATTGGCATGACAGGTGATGTCAGAGGACGATTGATTATCGACGGAGATGAGGAAACGCTCGGTAAAATTGGTGAAGGAATGTTTGGTATGATGGTTGAAGGTGAAATGCTCGAATCCTTTGCAGGAGAACTTGGCAATATGATTGCCGGTACACTATCCACTTTCATCTCTCAACAAGGACTTGAAATGGATATCACACCACCAACAGTACTTGTTGGACAAGCAAAGATATATGGCTTTGAAAAAGCCTTTCGCTTGCCTATTACCGTCCAAGGTGCAGGAACCATTATTATTCTTTTGATGATTGAACAGGAATCATGATTGACGAATAACTCTACGTAAATTATTATCTCTAAATAATAAGCCCCTCATTCGATATTCCTATCGATAAAGGGGCTTTTATTTTTCAATATACTTTTCTCTTGTTCACAATCATGTCAGTTGAATCGGTTTCCTGAACAGTTATTGTGGACGGCTGCTTCTTTTTTACTTCATTAAAAACAATGTTCATGATAATAGCGGTTAAGCTGCCCGCGACAATTCCATTTTCTGTTAAGATTCGGATGCTTTCAGGCATTTGAGCGAATAGTCCCGGAACGGCCGTTACACCGAGTCCGAGTCCGACCGAGCAGGCAATAATCAGGAGGTTCTCCTGCGACGAAAAGTCAACCTTACTCAGCATCTTTATCCCATTGGCTAGAACCATTCCAAACATAGCAATCATGGCTCCTCCTAATACGGCTGCTGGTATAACTGTTGTCAGCGCACCAATTTTTGGCAGTAGGCCAAGTCCCATCAGCATAAAGCTCATCACAATAATGACTCTTTTTTCCTTTACACCGGTTAGCTGAATCAGACCTACGTTTTGCGAAAAGGTAGTATATGGAAATGAATTGAAAATACCACCAAAAATAATAGCGATTCCTTCTGCACGATAGCCTTTTGCTAGATCCTCTTCTTTAATCTCTTTTTCACAAATATCACCTAGTGCAAAATAGACTCCAGTGGCTTCCACAAGACCAACCATGGCGACTAATATCATCGTAATTATAGCCGATAATTCAAAGGTAGGCATTCCGAAGTAAAACGGTTGAATCAAATGAAACCATGATGCATCCGAAACCGGCGAAAAATCAACCTGCCCCATAAAATAGGCTGCAACTGTTCCGACAATGATCCCGATTAAAATACTAATAGAGCGTATAAATCCAGTGAAAAAACGATTGATCAGGATGATGATGAATAAGGTGCCAAATGCAAGGCCAATATTTGACAGGCTTCCGAAGTCTGGACTCCCTTGCCCACCTGCCACATTATTCATGGCAACAGGAATAAGCGTAATTCCAATAATCGTCACAACACAGCCTGTGACAACAGGAGGAAAAAACTTAACCAATCGGCCAAATGATTTCGCCACAACAATGACAAACAAGCCCGAAACCATAATGGCCCCATAGATGGCTGAAATGCCATGCTGGTTACCGATAGAAATGATAGGAGCTACCGCTGTAAAGGTACAGCCTAGGACAACTGGCAGGCCAATACCAAAAAAGCGGTTGCTTATTACTTGAAGCAGGGTAGCAATTCCGCACATGAAGATATCAATGGAAACAAGGTAGGTTAATTGTTCGACTGATAGACCAATAGCTCCGCCGATAATTAACGGTACGATAACGGCACCCGCATACATAGCCAATACATGTTGAATTCCTAATGATGTTAATTTGAAGTACTGCTGTTTCATTTCATGACCTCTGGTGCTTTCACCGTTTCAAACGAAACCTTTCCTTCTTCTAATGAGGTGATACTAGCTAATGATTCTACGACCATTCCTTGATTTCTAAGGAGCTTACCCCCATCCTGAAATGCCTTTTCAATGACAATGCCCACTCCGGCAATACTTGCCTTAGCCTGGTTGACAATCTCAATCAATCCGAGTGCAGCCTGTCCGTTCGCTAGGAAATCATCAATAATTAATACCGTATCGTTCTGACTAATATATTTATTTGCTACTGAAATTTCATTTGTTTCATTCTTTGTAAAGGAGATAACATTTGCCGTTAATAAATCATTAATAAGCGTCATTGACTTCCTTTTTCTTGCAAAAATAACGGGTATATTCATGTGCAGCCCTGTCATGACAGCTGGAGCAATTCCCGATGACTCTACCGTTAATATCTTTGTTATTCCTTTACCTGCAAAACGGTTCGAAAACTCTTTCCCTATCTCCAGCATAAGCTCTGGATCGATTTGATGATTTAAGAAAGAATCTACCTTTAATACTGAATCGGACAAGACAATCCCTTCCTGGATTATTTTCTTTTTTAACATTTCCATGATCTATTACCTCCTCTATGATGTCTGGGAAGAGAATTCTTCTAACGCAAAAATGCCTGAAGATCATTGCATCACATCCCAATAAAAAATGAGTGAAGCAATGCTTCAGGCATTCAAATCACAGATCAATAAATCCAAGAAAGAATGTCTAACAAACATTGCTCACCCATAGTCAGACTATTTACGGTAGTCTGGTAGAAACTTACAGGCCATATTCCTGAGATTATATGAGTGACTATTATGAAACTAGTAACAATTATATCATCATTTTTTCATAATTCAATACAATATACGAATTATTTCAATGAATATACTAAAATTGTTCGTGTTTTTTTACATATTTATCCTCTTCATTTCTTTTATTAAGTTCTGCGGCACCTTAATTGTCCCATCTTTTTCCTTGTCACAACTTCACAATTCATTCACATTTCCCCTGTAACCAAAGTGACTTAAATCACTATTGATTCAATTTTTCACTATCGCCATAGTGCTTATGTAACGAATGAACATTTTGTGAACTATGTAAAACTATGTAGAATTTTCTCAATTGTCGAGTATTATGAATTTGTAATCATTTATCAATTTCCACTTTTTCGAAAGGAGGGACTTATAAAGATGGCACTTCATCAAATTGACACAAAAACTTCAAAAACGAAAGTTGAGGACAGCACTTCATTAAAAGGAACTTTAGCTTCCGTATTCTTAGTTGGTTTCTTTCTTGTTTCAGTATGGGTCGGCGTTTAC of the Bacillus tuaregi genome contains:
- a CDS encoding nucleotidyltransferase domain-containing protein — its product is MIESWLKEIEENYRIEILFASETGSRVWGGATKQSDYDIRFIYKHRDIRSYLSLRKAQETIDFPAPYDAQGWDIYKAFHLMQKSNPGLCEWVFSPVLYRDCQHFSVRLRKYIKDNYSLVSLFYHYIHLMDRNVKDICHKALTERKQKQFIQAVRAFLLAKVIVTEQKVPLDALYSDFSSSFPEDDTIVTFYQQLLAAKVKGELFPASDVRTVLVRIEQEKQGLLDESHRLPKGKLIEKELNRWIWELLRV
- a CDS encoding dynamin family protein, which codes for MVKIEIKKDAALLRGQIAALYEMFQKQENSQSAERARDLALKLEKQEYSIAFCGHFSAGKSSMINRIMGENILPSSPIPTSANLVKIKSGDDYAKVFFKEDRPLVYPAPYDYDQVKSYCKDGDQIQSIEISYSKTSIPKDTIIMDTPGIDSTDDAHRIATESALHLADLVFYVMDYNHVQSELNFLFTKELTEAGKEVYLVINQIDKHRDEELSFTEFQESVKNSFASWGVTPAKIFYTSLKKTDHPHNQFPALRQFIEEKVNSRLDALPESVFQSLTKLGEEHRLFIKEKDEEAIRELNERLAQLSEADRSSLPENVAALKSQLNELMDSLKQKEKKLYDEIDSVLDNAYVMPFQTRDLAEQYLASRQPEFKVGLFFSKQKTEQERRQRLDRFFADFAEKVTSQIDWHMKELFVRNLKENEIEDDELLSSVQSFKVGFDQDLLVSTVKDGARLSGDYVLTYTRDVTNEIKRKTKEQILPYQTAFFTRLKEKQDVQKRKLDEEYAMLSAYYSAYQEIAELEEKQLLANIQIEQVLTGHFNHHDYQELIKKLAVDQTEEAEVIITDSLDKPSEVEKEKKSRSVRSVVSNQQNHQTELEALIPGLKFAANQVKGVPGFKKLAEELGQKAERLENQSFTVALFGAFSAGKSSFANALLGERLLPVSPNPTTAAINKIMPIDGEHPHGTVLVKLKAFTTLMDDVTRSLAAFGSHADTLQNAVTSAQAVIGNHNDVDAYEKTHLAFLQAFVRGIGAYQNQLGETIQTDLANFSGFVANEEKSCLVEWIEVYFDCELTRKGITLVDTPGADSINARHTGVAFEYIKNSDAILFVTYYNHAFSKADREFLIQLGRVKDTFALDKMFFIVNAIDLAHDEEEMNAVLDYVEDQLVTYGIRQPHLYPVSSLISLKEKLAGRLTEQSGIRLFEERFYSFIENDLRGIAVNSAKLEMERVLTQLQSFIHSAEEDQDTKAKKRIQLETEKVQISELIQSQQTVFVQKRLAQEADELVFYIKQRVFLRFSDFLKEAFNPALLKDDGRNLKKALQTALDGFLEDFGYDFAQELRATTLRIEAFIRKNLTQSERSIISAIEEHNSELSFSSYEMNRLEGIDFETAFVSLDKERFKAALAYFKNPKSFFEKNERKLLGEELEANLQEPADDYLAAGKQSLQEHYGNLLEAEFHQLLAYLTEQVEEYYQGVLASISNEIPIDELRAIERNLLVNAEKIQKQ
- a CDS encoding chemotaxis protein CheX, whose product is MPLTKLATDILQGTIEAVKEVLPFELTLDKPSMFTQPYTQHCIGVLIGMTGDVRGRLIIDGDEETLGKIGEGMFGMMVEGEMLESFAGELGNMIAGTLSTFISQQGLEMDITPPTVLVGQAKIYGFEKAFRLPITVQGAGTIIILLMIEQES
- a CDS encoding nucleobase:cation symporter-2 family protein codes for the protein MKQQYFKLTSLGIQHVLAMYAGAVIVPLIIGGAIGLSVEQLTYLVSIDIFMCGIATLLQVISNRFFGIGLPVVLGCTFTAVAPIISIGNQHGISAIYGAIMVSGLFVIVVAKSFGRLVKFFPPVVTGCVVTIIGITLIPVAMNNVAGGQGSPDFGSLSNIGLAFGTLFIIILINRFFTGFIRSISILIGIIVGTVAAYFMGQVDFSPVSDASWFHLIQPFYFGMPTFELSAIITMILVAMVGLVEATGVYFALGDICEKEIKEEDLAKGYRAEGIAIIFGGIFNSFPYTTFSQNVGLIQLTGVKEKRVIIVMSFMLMGLGLLPKIGALTTVIPAAVLGGAMIAMFGMVLANGIKMLSKVDFSSQENLLIIACSVGLGLGVTAVPGLFAQMPESIRILTENGIVAGSLTAIIMNIVFNEVKKKQPSTITVQETDSTDMIVNKRKVY
- a CDS encoding xanthine phosphoribosyltransferase; this encodes MEMLKKKIIQEGIVLSDSVLKVDSFLNHQIDPELMLEIGKEFSNRFAGKGITKILTVESSGIAPAVMTGLHMNIPVIFARKRKSMTLINDLLTANVISFTKNETNEISVANKYISQNDTVLIIDDFLANGQAALGLIEIVNQAKASIAGVGIVIEKAFQDGGKLLRNQGMVVESLASITSLEEGKVSFETVKAPEVMK
- a CDS encoding subunit I/II of b(o/a)3-type cytochrome C oxidase; translated protein: MALHQIDTKTSKTKVEDSTSLKGTLASVFLVGFFLVSVWVGVYFLFLDRF